The nucleotide sequence GATCGAGGTTGCTATGCCCCTCGTAGCAATCAACCGAGAGTCAGCGCGGGAGAAATCAATTCGCCATGGCCATCCTTCAATGCTGCATATATGGTGGGCGCGTCGCCCCTTGGCGGCGTGTAGGGCGGTCGTATTCGCCCAGATGGTTGACGATCCGTCCTCGCACCCTGACCTATTTCCTACCGCTGAAGCTCAGGCAATCGAGCGGCAAAGGCTGCTAGACCTCATTAGTCAATTGGTTGTTTGGGAAAACAGCAGCGAAGATTCCCTACTACGCGCTGCGAGGGAAGAAATTCGCCGCTCCAACCCAGAGGGCACCCCACTGCTCGTCGACCCTTTCGCAGGCGGCGGTTCCATTCCGATAGAGGCACAGCGACTCGGACTGCAGGTTGAAGCTTCTGATCTTAATCCAGTGGCAGTGCTAATTAATAAAGCGCTTGTTGAGATCCCCCCGCGCTGGGTCGACACTCCACCAGTGTTCCCTGGAAGTGCAAATTCAGGCTTGTTTCGTGGTACCGGTCTGGCAGGCTTGGCGGAAGATATCCGTCGCTATGGCACCGCAGTCCGCGATTCGGCGCGTAATCGATGCGCGGCGATGTATCCAAATAGCCACCATCCCGACGGCACGCCAGCTTCAACTCTGGCGTGGATTTGGTCACGGACCTGTCGCTGCCCAAACCCAGCGTGTGGCGCCGAAGTCATCTGTGCGAGTACGTGGTGGCTATCGAGGAAGGCTGGAAAACTTTGCTGGATCACTCCGCGGGTCGAGGGAGACTCAGTGCAGACGCGGGTGACGACAGGAACCGGTGGACCGCAAGCGCCCCCAAAACAGGGGCGGGGAGCACAATTCAAATGCCTTGTCTGTGGTGACATTACGACGGACGCCTACGTCAAGGGTGAAGGGCTCGCGGGGCGACTCGGACGACGCTTACTTGCCGTTGTCGCTGGTGGCGACCGGCAGCGCTTCTATTTGAACCCGACACCGCGCGACATTGAAGCGGCTTCGATAGAAAGGCCTGACAACGCACCACAGTCTCTCATGCCTACGAATCCCCGTTGGTTCTCGCCGCCTGCATTTGGCATGACAGCCTTTGCTGACGTGTTCACTGATCGGCAGCTCGTGGCCATTAATACGCTCATCGAGGAAATTGCGCGGTGCCAGGCGCAGATCGTTGCAGATGCAAGAGCCGCAGCAATGTCGGCGGCCGATGCGACAGCGTATGCGGAGGCTGTGACGACGTATCTCGGTTTGGCCCTCAGCCGCGTTGCCGACATGAATAACTCACTTGTCCAGTGGTCAAACGCGCGTGATCAAGCAGTGCATTTGTTTGGTCGACAAGCCATTCCGATGGTCTGGGATTTCGCCGAAGTCGATCCCTTCGCTGGTGCCGCAGGTGACTTTGCAGTCGCTTGCTCAACCCAGGCCCGCGCGATCGAAGGGCTTCGCCCGAACGGCTCTGGACATTCGTCCCAGCGCGACGCAACAGCATTGGCTTCCCACGGCGTTGTCATCACGACGGACCCGCCGTACTACGACAATATTGGATACGCTGACCTTTCCGACTTTTTCTATGTGTGGCTTCGACGCTCGATGGGTTCTATTTACCCAGACCTCACCCGCACTTTGCTTACGCCAAAAATGGATGAATTGGTCGCTGCCCCAGACCGTTTCAACGGTAAGCGAGCTGCAGAGACACACTTCAGAGACGGACTTCAGAAGACGTTCGAAGCGGCTGCTTTGGCGACAACAGACGCAGCCCCGGTGGTCTTCTTCTATGCGTTCAAGCAAGCTGAAGTGGTCAGCGAGGGGACAGCATCAACCGGCTGGGAGACAATGCTCAGCGGCCTCTTAAGAGCGGGTTTCGCCGTCGTTGCCACTTGGCCGATGCGCACGGAACGAGATCAGGGCCTCAAGACTGGCACCAATGTGTTGGCTTCTTCAGTCGTGCTCGTTTGCAGACGACGGGCACCTGACACCAAACCTATCGATCGGCGCGAATTCCTTGCACGGCTGCGGGACGAGCTTCCAGAGGCTTTGCGGGACTTACAGCAAGCCTCCATCGCGCCCGTCGACCTACCTCAAGCCGCGATTGGCCCCGGAATGGCTGTGTTCTCGCGATACCCCGCCGTGCTCGAGGCGAACGGCGATCAAATTACTGTGAGAGCCGCACTAGCCCAGATTTTTCGCGGATTCTCGCTTGTGGTGGTGTGTAGATAAGCGAAAGTGCCTGTCCTGCAAGGGATAATTGGACTTCTCTAAGGTTCAAGTATTCCTACGGGAAGGCACTTCGCAGGTGAAGAATATCGCGGCCGCATCGCGGGTGAAAGTGTCGGCTGACGGCCGTGGTGTCGTGTCGCATGCCGGGATGGGCTTGCTACGTGAACTTGCCGATCTGACCGGGTTATCGGCGCAGGTCACCGCCGCGTTGGCCGACACCTACCGCGGCCCGTGGGTGTACGCGCCCGGGGAGGTTTTCGCTGATCTGGCGGCCGCGATTGCTGACGGCGCCGATTGCATCGACGGTGTCGGGCAGTTGTGCGGCGACCGTGAGCACGTGTTCGGCGCGAAAGCCTCGACGACCACGATGTGGCGGTTGATCGATGAGCGGATCGACGCCGCGCACCTACCCGCGGTGCGGGCGGCTCGCGCCCATGCCAGAACGGCGGCGTGGGCTGCAGGCGCTGCCCCCGCGGTCAGACGATGGCTGCATATCGACATCGATGCCACCCTGGTGATCGACCACTCCGACAACAAGACCGGCGCCACACCGACCTGGAAGAAAACGTTCGGGCACCATCCGCTGCTGGCGTTCCTGGACCGACCGGAGATCGCCGGCGGGGAAGCCCTGGCCGGGATGCTGCGCACCGGCAACGCCGGCTCCAACACCGCCAGTGACCACGTCATCGTCTTGGAGCAGGCACTGGCATCCCTGCCCGCCCGGTGGCGGCCCGACCCCACTCGTGGCGATGATCCAGACCGACCACAGGTGTTGGTGCGCTGCGACACCGCCGGGGCCACCCACCGGTTCGCCGATGCCTGCCGCGAGCAGGGGGTGGGGTTCTCCTTCGGCTACCCCGTCGATGCCCGGGTGCAGGACGCCGTGGACACCCTCAACATCGGCCAGTGCTGGTATCCGGCGATCGACACCGACGGCGGCATCCGCGACGGCGCCTGGGTCGCCGAAGCCACCGACCTGGTCAACCTCTCGACATGGCCGCCCGGCACCCGGCTGATCCTGCGCAAAGAGAGACCGCATCCCGGCGCGCAGCTGCGGTTCACCGACGCCGACGGCATGCGGGTCACCGCGTTCATCACCGACACACCACCCGGTGTCATACCCGGCCAAGTCGCCGGTCTGGAACTGCGCCACCGCCAGCACGCCCGCGTCGAGGACCGCATCCGTGAACTCAAAGCCACCGGCCTACGCAACCTGCCATGCCACAGCTTCTGGGCCAACGCCGCATGGCTGGAAATCGTGCTCGCCGCCGCCGACCTGGTCACCTGGACCCGCCTCATCGGTTTCGGTGACCAACCCCCGCTGGCCCGCGCCGAGATCACCACCTTCCGCTACCGAGTCCTGCACGTCGCGGCCCGCATCACCCGCGGCGCCCGCCAACAACGGCTGCGCATCGACGCCACCTGGCGGTGGGCCGCCCAGATCGCGACCGCCTGGCAGGCCATCCGCACCGCCTTCGGATAGCACCAGGCCCACCCGACCCACCAATCAGAAAGACCAGGCCCCAGGAAAGCCCGTCCCACCCGGCGACACGGGATACCCCTCCACATCGCTACGCAGAAAGCCCCATCCAGCAACACAATTCAGCGGCAGAACGGCCCGGCATCAATTCGATGCAAAATCGAGGCTAGCTGCGATCAATACAGTTCTTGACGAAGCACTGAGCAATATGGAAAGTGACTTTGATTCGGCTACCCGGTTCGCCATCGCGTGGTACCGGCAACACGGCTACAACGCTGGGAGTTTCGGGGACGCCAACAACCTCGCCAACGCTCGTAATACGGCGGTGGACGCGATGGAGCGCAACGGCATCCTTACGAGCCGGGGCGGCAAGGTTCAGCTGATCAAACCGTCAGATTTGGATCCAGACTACGACGTCATCAACGACCTCCAAACCAGCGCTTGGGAGGTTTTACATCACCTCATTAAGGCGCTCGACACCGAGGGCATCGTCGCAGCCAGCGAATTCCTGCGCGCAGCGGCGAGTCGACCCGATGGGGGGATCGAGTCCGACCTGGTCAAGGAGCTTGCGCACCTGCTCTTTCGGCTAGCGGAAAGTAATGGCTGGGCCAAAGATGCACTCAGTTTCAACGGCTTGGTTGCGAGTTGGCCAGAGATAGTTGGAGGACTGGTTAGCACGTCGAGCAATGAGGCTATTCAAGACTCATTCGCGTTTGATGAAGAGACGGAAAGCTGACATGGGATTCCTAACGCCGATGTACGAGTTGGGTGAGTACCTGAAGTGGACTCGTTCCGGGGAAATTCAGTTGCCGGACTTCCAGCGCGGATACAAGTGGGAAGACGAACGTATCCGTCAGCTCTTGGTGACGGTGCTGCGCGGACACCCGATGGGTGCGGTCATGCTGCTGAAGACCGGCAACTCACAGGTGCGGTTCAAGCCGCGCGCCATCGAGGGTGTAGGCCTCACCCCAGGCGCCGAGGCGAAGTACCTCTTGTTGGACGGGCAGCAGCGTCTGACATCGCTGACCCAAGCCCTCAGCGGGAATGGTGTGGTCGCAACGAAAGACAGCCGCGGACGATTGCTCGACCGGCGCTACTTCGTCCAGATGGAAACTGCGCTCAGCGATCCGAACCGTGTTGACGAGGCCGTGATTTCGGTGCCGGCCGACGGCGTCATTAGGTCGAACTTCGGCAAAGACGTGGTGCTCGACCTCAGCGACCAAGACAAGCAACATCAGCACGGCTACTTCCCGCTGAACCTGCTCTACGGGGACTACATGAGCTGGATCCTGGAACTGCAGAACCCGGCGTTAGGCAAGCAGTTCCATGACCAGTTCATCAAGCAGTCGGCCACCTACGACATCCCCGCGATCGTGTTGGACGAGGACACCGACAAGGCGGCCGTGGCCACCGTCTTCGAAAAGGTGAACATCGGTGGCCTGCCTCTCAACGTGTTCGAACTGCTCACCGCCGTCTTCGCCGGCGACGCCGACTACTACGCCAAGACCGGTGAAGACTTCCGGCTCAACGACGACTGGCGGGAGACCCAACTCAAGTGGTCGTCCTACCCGGTTCTAGCTGCCGTCGAGAACACCGACTTCCTCCAAGCGGTCACCATGCTCACCACCCGCCAACGCCACCTCGCCGACACCTCCGACCGGCCGCCAGCCATCTCGGCCAAGCGCGAGGATGTCTTGAAGCTGACCTTGAACGACTATCTGCAGTGGCGCGACCCACTGCGCGAAGCGTTCATCTGGGCGTCGACATTCTTGGCTGACCGCCACATCTTCGCGCGACGCGATGTACCCTACCCGAAACAGCTGGTTCCGCTGGCCGCCATCAAGGTGGCGCTGGGCAAGCAAGCCGATCTGATCAGTGTCAGTGAACGTCTCGTGCGCTGGTATTGGTGCGGTGTGCTCGGCGAACTCTACGGCTCGGCAATCGAATCACGGTTCGCCCGAGACATCGAGATGGTTCCGCCGTGGGCGACAGACGGCTCCGCACCCGTCCCGAGGACTGTTCAGGACGCGAGCTTCACCGAGTCCCGTCTGCACTCACTTCGAACACGCAACGCCGCTGCCTATAAGGGGATCGCCGCGCTCATCCTTGCCGGGGGTGCTCGGGACTGGATGGAAGACAAAGCGCTCGACAAGGTTCAGTACGTCGACCTCGCGATCGACATCCATCACATCTTCCCCCAGAAGTGGTGCGATACCAATGGCATCGATGCAGAGCATCGAGAGAGCATCGTCAACAAGACGACGATCAGCGCACGAACCAACCGCACGATCGGCGGTGTCGCCCCGTCGTCGTACCTCCCGGTGATCGAGACCCGAGCGCAGATCGACTCGGCGCATCTCGACGGCCTTGTGGCCACTCACCTTATTCCGGCCGACCTCCTCCGCCAGGACCACTTCGAGAACTTTTTCCGTACGCGGCGCGAATCACTATGCGAGCTGGTCGAAAAAGCAATCGGTAAGGCAGTGCAGCGAGACATCGAATTGGGATTCGCCGAGGAAGATTCGGCACAGTTCGAGCCCGATGAGTTTCCCAACGAAGCAGGCATGGAGAACGACTGATGGCGCTGAGCAACCGCGACCGCATCAACCGTATGTTCGAGACGATGGCGCCAGCCTTAGACGACTTCATCGCCTCGGTGATAGGCCAGGGCGATCCTGCCCTGGGAGCGGCTTGGACCAAGCTCGTCCAACTCAAGGACGGGAAAAAGGGCGCACCCGCCGACAAGACGTACAACCCCCTTGATCCCCAGGTTCAATTTCGCATTCTCACCGAGAGCAGTATCACCAGCAGTCTCAAGCCCGGCTGGTACCCGTTCAACAAAACCTTTGGCAAGGCCGGGGAATCCTTCGCCATCGAACTGCGCGAAGTCCGCAATAACTGGGCCCACAACGGCACATTCAGCGACGATGACGCCTACCGCGCCCTGGATACCGGCGAGCGGCTGCTCAAACTCATCGGCGCCGCGAAGGAAGCCGACGAGGTCCACGCGATTCGGCTGAACCTCCGCCGTGTGGCGGCTGACAAGGACGACAAGAAGACACTTAAGGCCGCCGTCGACAACCCCGAAGCCGCTGGGCTCAAACCCTGGCGCGAAGTGCTGCCGCCGCATCACGACGTCGCGACCGGAAACTTCGCAGCCTCCGAATTCGCCGCCGATCTCTACAAGGTGGCCTTTGGCGGTGAACAAGACTCCGGCTACGCCGATGCGGTCGAGTTCTTCCGCCGCACCTACCTCACCGAAGGCCTCACCGATCTCGTTGGCCGAGCAGTACGCCGGCTTTCTGGCGACGACAACGCTCCTCCCGTCATCAACCTGCAGACCAACTTCGGTGGCGGCAAGACACATTCGATGCTCGCACTGTGGCACGTCGCCGCAGGACTGCCCGTCGGACAGTTCCCCCAGGACACCCAGGAACTGCTCACCAAGAACGGCTACACCGGCGCCAAGGTCAACCGGGTCGCCATCGTCGGCAACCACTTCAGCCCGGCAGGATCGACAAAGGACGACGGCACCCACGTCAACACCATCTGGGGCGAGCTCGCCTGGCAACTGGGTGGCGCAGAGGCCTACGCCCTAGTTGCGAAGGCCGACGCAGACCGCACTACACCCGGGGAGGCACTCCACGACCTGCTCGCGAGGTACTCCCCCGCAGTCATCCTGATCGACGAGTGGGTCGCCTACGCCCGCTCACTGGTCGGCCGCGACGATCTGGCCGGCGGTACCTTCGATGACCAGTTCACCTTCGCACAGTCCCTCACCGAAGCGGCAAAGGGCACGTCCGGTGTTCTGCTGGTCATTTCCATCCCCGCGTCGGAAACCGGGGACGATTCCGACAAGATCGTGGCCGGCAATGCTGAAGAAGTCGGCGGAGCACATGGCCTCGAAGCGCTCAAACGACTGCAGAACGTCGTGCGGCGCGTCGCTGAACAATGGCGCCCCGCTTCCTCCGCCGAGGCGTACCAGATTGTCCGACAGCGCTTGTTCGTCCAGCCCGACGGTGCAGCACTTGCCTCCATCGGCGCCACTGCGCGCGCGTACGTCGACATGTACCGCAAGTACACCGACGATTTCCCGCGCGAATCCCGCGACACTGCGTATGAGGACCGCATCAAACGGACCTACCCCATCCATCCCGAACTGTTCGACCGCCTCTACGAAGAGTGGTCTTCGCTGGAGCGGTTTCAACGCACCCGCGGCGTACTGCGGCTGATGAGCACCGTCATTCACGCGCTGTGGACCGGTGAGGACGCCGCACCCTTGATCATGCCCGGGTCCATCCCACTGGCCACCGCCAACGTGAACGCCGAACTCACCCAGTACCTTCAGGATTCCTGGAAAGCCATCATCGACGCCGATGTCGACGGGCCAACCTCAGAACCTGCGCGTATCGACAAAGAGAAGCCCGTATTCGGGCAGCGGTCGCTGACCAAGCGGCTGGCCCGCACAGTTTTCTTCGGCGCCGCACCCACCATCGGGTCGGCCCATAAGGGCCTCGAAACCCAGCGGGTCTTCCTGGGCACTGCTGTCCCGGGTGACGTTCCGGGGAACTTCCATTCCGCGCTGACCCAGCTTGGCGACCGGGCCACGTACTTCTACTCCGGGTCTGGCAAGTATTGGTACGACCTGCAGGCCAACATCACCCGCACCGCCAAGGACCAGGCGGAGAGACTGCACAAGGAAGATGTCTGGGCCGAGATCGCCCGTCGCCTACAAGGGCAGGCCAAGACTCGCGGCGACTTCGCCGGTGTGCACGTGTGCCCTGAATCGAACGCGGATATCCCCGACACTGACGAAGCCCGACTGGTCGTCCTGCATCCGAAGGTGGCGCACAAACGCGGGTCGGACTCGCCTGCCAAGGCGTTCGCGCACAAGGCAACTGAGCAGCGTGGCACCGCGAATCGGACCAACCGCAACATGCTGGTGTTCTTGGCAGCCGACGAAGCACGACTCGAGGAACTCGATGCCGCCGCGCGGGACTACCTTGGCTGGTCACACGTGCTGGCCAACGAGGCCGACCTGGATCTCACCCAGAACCAGAAGAATCAAGCGTCCACTCGGCAGGCGCAGGCCGACCAGACGGTGAAGTCTCGTCTGCTGCAGACGTTTACGTGGGCGTTGGTCCCGTCTCAGCCTGATGCGAGCGCTCCCTTCGTTGTGCGGGAAACGAAGGTCGAAGGTCAGTCGGAGTCGCTGGCTGAGCGGGTCTCCCGCCGGCTCGGAAACGACGGTGATCTGTCCGTTCGCCAAGCGGCCGTGACGATTCGCCTCGCCATCAATAAGGTGCCCCAAATCTGGCAGGACGGGCACGTCACTCTGGGCTCGCTATGGGGACTCTACTGCCAGTACCCGTACATGCCGCGGCTGCGGGATCGGCGCGTTCTTGAGGAGGGCGTGCTCGATCTTCCGATGATCTGGGAGACCGACGCGTTTGCCCTGGCAACCGGCATCGACGCTGCCACAGGACGGTTTGTCGGACTCTGGATCCCAGGAGACACCAATTCAGCACCCAGTCCAGCGGACTCGCTGCTCTTGGTGCGTCCTGACGTCGCGATCCATCAGCGAAAGCACGAGAAGAAAACCGAAGAGGGTTCCGACACCGGCACTGAAACCGAAGAGGGCACCGGGACTGGAACTGGGACTGGGACAAGCGCCGGAACTGGATCCGGCCCCGGCCCTATCGATATCGCGTTCACGCGGTTCTACGGAGTCAAGACGCTCAGCTCGGACAAGATCGCGATGGACTTCAAGAACATCGCCGATGAGGTGATCGCCAACCTTCGTGAACAGGGCATCAACCTGATCGTGAAGATCGAGATCGAGGCGGTCGACGCAACAGGCTTTGATGAGAACAAGATTCGTACGGTGTCGGAGAACGCGAAGACACTGAAGTTCGACCAGTCGGGGTTTGAGAAAGAATGACCGCCGGCAATTTCGCAGAGCGGAGCTGATGAGTTGTCCCGATTCGCACCACGGATACAGTCGACGCCGCTTCTTGGCCGAATATTCGGGTCCAGCGGCGACAACCGCACCGGCGAGCTCGACAAGTGGCTCGAAGAAACACTCAAGCGCGAGTTCAGGGTTGACGCGATAGAGCGTGACGAGGACGGCGACATTCCGATCCCCCACGGCAGCGCAGTCGTGTTCGTACACACCGCGGATGACGATCCGCCGCGCATCGAGATTTTCTCCCCGCTGCTGGAGGACTTCACCATGCGCCCCGAGGTGTTTGCGGCAGTGAATACCATCAATCGGAATACGCCGTTCGCCAAGGCGTATGTCGACCCGGACAATGCTCAAATCGTGCTGACCGCAGAGTTGTACATCTTCGATGGACTCTCCCCCGAGCAACTTCTGGCCACCATCGATCTTGTAGCCGACCGCGCGGACCATTACGACAGCCTTCTCCAGAAACGGTTCGGCGGCAGAACCATGCTCGACGACGATGAAGGCGACGAGTTCGATGTCTAACACACCGGGGCGGTTGCTCCGGCAGTTCAGTGACGAGATCATCGACCTGGCCGAGCGGGTTGTGCTCTCCACTGCCATCGTCAAGGGACAAACCCACGATTTCGAGGAAGGCGGCGGGTCGGCCTTCCTTTACGACGCCGAACACCTCGTCACGAACAATCATGTGATTGGAGGGATGGTCGAGCCGATCTATGTTCAGTTGCCCGGCGCGCAGCAGACCGAGGCGCGGGTTGTCGGCCGTGACCCGTTGACCGATCTAGCGGTCCTCCGCGTAGACCCGCAATCCGCTGAGCCACTGATAATTTCACCCATGGGGGCTCGACTTGGCGAACTCTGCTTCGCGTTCGGCAGCCCACTTGGCGAGTTCCCGGAAAGCATCAGCATCGGCATCGTGAGCGGGCTGAAGCGGAGCCTGCCAACAGGTGACAAGCAGGCGATTTTCGACGTCATTCAGACGGATGCTGCGATCAATCCGGGGAACTCCGGCGGCCCGTTGGTGAACGTCGACGGCCAAGTTATCGGAGTAAATACGGCAGCGATACCCGAGGCGGACGGCATCGGCTTCGCGGTTCCCGCCGACACCGTCGCTGAGGTCGCCCGTGAGCTCATCACCTACGGAGCAGTTGAACGCGCGTCGCTCGGAGTCAGCGTCGCGCGCCGGGCCGTCGACCGCGCACCCGGTGGCCATGCTCTTGTGGTGACCGCTGTTCGCGATAATTCAGCAGGCCCTTTCGAGCGCGGTGATGCCATAGTCGCTGTCGGCGATCGCGACATTCAATCCCAGAATGACCTGCTGCGCGCATTGCGGAGAGATGTCGCCAACCGAAGGGTCAACGTTGTGGTTCTGCGTGGTAACCACGAAGTCTCGATCGAGTGTCGGCCCCGCAGCGTACGAACCTTCGGCTGATCGGAGGCAACGTTGATCGGTGTCTTCGAAGTGCCACCCCGAATCCGGCATCGCATGCACCTTCGAACGTCTCATCCCACTTCAAGCAATTCGGCGGTATGTAACAGTTGGTTCATGGTCCCTACTGGCGAATGCCCTCATGATTCAATTCGCGCAGAGATGCAGCAGATCCTGATCGACCACCCCCGCACCCGCTATGCCAAGGTGCTGATCGGCATGCTGCGCGGGCTTACCGACGCCGGAATGGCGAAAGAGGCCGCCGAAGCAGGGGAACCGATCAGTGCCGACAGCATTGCCAATGTTCGCAGGTTGGTTCGCTTGTCCATGGACGACAAACTTGTGCCGGCTCCGTCTGACGCCGAAGGGCAAGCTGGACTTTATCGCGAACTGCTGAACTACCGGCGTTCACCTGAACTGACACAACACATCAAGACCAAGCTGGCAAAGCTGCGGGAGCTAGACCCAAAGATTCTGCTGACGCCTCTCGGTCATGTCCATCTCGGCGCGAACGATCCCTCGAAGCCAGAGAAGCCGGAAAAAGTTTGTCCTTACTGCTATTTGGTGCATGCAGGAGAGTGTCCATGAGCACCAGACTTGGCGTTATCTCAGCTCACGTCCCGTGTCTCCAACGTGGCGCGGGCTATCCGGCATCAGACGTCGGGGCCACTGAGAAGTGAGTAACTCGGAAAACCCGCCACGCCTCTGCAATCTGAAGAACCCGGCGCACAAGGTCGAAATATGCCAGCGCTGCCAGCGATTGCTCCGCAGTCCGGAAGCTCGCCAAAACCTTCGCGAAAAGAGGAAGGCGGATCGACGCACTGAGAAGTATTATGACGCGATGCGCAATCCTATGCGGGTCGTGCAAGGCGGGCTAGGGTCCGGCAACAAGTAGAACGGCGCGGCGCGAGGTCATGCTGCCGGATACATGCCATCTGATCGGGGAGGAGGCAGTCGATGGGATTTCACGGCGCGCAGTGCCTGCCATCCCACCTGAGCAGTTCCGCAATGCAGGTGCCCTTTGGC is from Mycolicibacterium grossiae and encodes:
- a CDS encoding GmrSD restriction endonuclease domain-containing protein — protein: MYELGEYLKWTRSGEIQLPDFQRGYKWEDERIRQLLVTVLRGHPMGAVMLLKTGNSQVRFKPRAIEGVGLTPGAEAKYLLLDGQQRLTSLTQALSGNGVVATKDSRGRLLDRRYFVQMETALSDPNRVDEAVISVPADGVIRSNFGKDVVLDLSDQDKQHQHGYFPLNLLYGDYMSWILELQNPALGKQFHDQFIKQSATYDIPAIVLDEDTDKAAVATVFEKVNIGGLPLNVFELLTAVFAGDADYYAKTGEDFRLNDDWRETQLKWSSYPVLAAVENTDFLQAVTMLTTRQRHLADTSDRPPAISAKREDVLKLTLNDYLQWRDPLREAFIWASTFLADRHIFARRDVPYPKQLVPLAAIKVALGKQADLISVSERLVRWYWCGVLGELYGSAIESRFARDIEMVPPWATDGSAPVPRTVQDASFTESRLHSLRTRNAAAYKGIAALILAGGARDWMEDKALDKVQYVDLAIDIHHIFPQKWCDTNGIDAEHRESIVNKTTISARTNRTIGGVAPSSYLPVIETRAQIDSAHLDGLVATHLIPADLLRQDHFENFFRTRRESLCELVEKAIGKAVQRDIELGFAEEDSAQFEPDEFPNEAGMEND
- a CDS encoding T3SS (YopN, CesT) and YbjN peptide-binding chaperone 1; this translates as MSRFAPRIQSTPLLGRIFGSSGDNRTGELDKWLEETLKREFRVDAIERDEDGDIPIPHGSAVVFVHTADDDPPRIEIFSPLLEDFTMRPEVFAAVNTINRNTPFAKAYVDPDNAQIVLTAELYIFDGLSPEQLLATIDLVADRADHYDSLLQKRFGGRTMLDDDEGDEFDV
- a CDS encoding DUF1156 domain-containing protein, whose translation is MQTRVTTGTGGPQAPPKQGRGAQFKCLVCGDITTDAYVKGEGLAGRLGRRLLAVVAGGDRQRFYLNPTPRDIEAASIERPDNAPQSLMPTNPRWFSPPAFGMTAFADVFTDRQLVAINTLIEEIARCQAQIVADARAAAMSAADATAYAEAVTTYLGLALSRVADMNNSLVQWSNARDQAVHLFGRQAIPMVWDFAEVDPFAGAAGDFAVACSTQARAIEGLRPNGSGHSSQRDATALASHGVVITTDPPYYDNIGYADLSDFFYVWLRRSMGSIYPDLTRTLLTPKMDELVAAPDRFNGKRAAETHFRDGLQKTFEAAALATTDAAPVVFFYAFKQAEVVSEGTASTGWETMLSGLLRAGFAVVATWPMRTERDQGLKTGTNVLASSVVLVCRRRAPDTKPIDRREFLARLRDELPEALRDLQQASIAPVDLPQAAIGPGMAVFSRYPAVLEANGDQITVRAALAQIFRGFSLVVVCR
- a CDS encoding IS1380 family transposase; translated protein: MKNIAAASRVKVSADGRGVVSHAGMGLLRELADLTGLSAQVTAALADTYRGPWVYAPGEVFADLAAAIADGADCIDGVGQLCGDREHVFGAKASTTTMWRLIDERIDAAHLPAVRAARAHARTAAWAAGAAPAVRRWLHIDIDATLVIDHSDNKTGATPTWKKTFGHHPLLAFLDRPEIAGGEALAGMLRTGNAGSNTASDHVIVLEQALASLPARWRPDPTRGDDPDRPQVLVRCDTAGATHRFADACREQGVGFSFGYPVDARVQDAVDTLNIGQCWYPAIDTDGGIRDGAWVAEATDLVNLSTWPPGTRLILRKERPHPGAQLRFTDADGMRVTAFITDTPPGVIPGQVAGLELRHRQHARVEDRIRELKATGLRNLPCHSFWANAAWLEIVLAAADLVTWTRLIGFGDQPPLARAEITTFRYRVLHVAARITRGARQQRLRIDATWRWAAQIATAWQAIRTAFG
- a CDS encoding Swt1 family HEPN domain-containing protein, which produces MALSNRDRINRMFETMAPALDDFIASVIGQGDPALGAAWTKLVQLKDGKKGAPADKTYNPLDPQVQFRILTESSITSSLKPGWYPFNKTFGKAGESFAIELREVRNNWAHNGTFSDDDAYRALDTGERLLKLIGAAKEADEVHAIRLNLRRVAADKDDKKTLKAAVDNPEAAGLKPWREVLPPHHDVATGNFAASEFAADLYKVAFGGEQDSGYADAVEFFRRTYLTEGLTDLVGRAVRRLSGDDNAPPVINLQTNFGGGKTHSMLALWHVAAGLPVGQFPQDTQELLTKNGYTGAKVNRVAIVGNHFSPAGSTKDDGTHVNTIWGELAWQLGGAEAYALVAKADADRTTPGEALHDLLARYSPAVILIDEWVAYARSLVGRDDLAGGTFDDQFTFAQSLTEAAKGTSGVLLVISIPASETGDDSDKIVAGNAEEVGGAHGLEALKRLQNVVRRVAEQWRPASSAEAYQIVRQRLFVQPDGAALASIGATARAYVDMYRKYTDDFPRESRDTAYEDRIKRTYPIHPELFDRLYEEWSSLERFQRTRGVLRLMSTVIHALWTGEDAAPLIMPGSIPLATANVNAELTQYLQDSWKAIIDADVDGPTSEPARIDKEKPVFGQRSLTKRLARTVFFGAAPTIGSAHKGLETQRVFLGTAVPGDVPGNFHSALTQLGDRATYFYSGSGKYWYDLQANITRTAKDQAERLHKEDVWAEIARRLQGQAKTRGDFAGVHVCPESNADIPDTDEARLVVLHPKVAHKRGSDSPAKAFAHKATEQRGTANRTNRNMLVFLAADEARLEELDAAARDYLGWSHVLANEADLDLTQNQKNQASTRQAQADQTVKSRLLQTFTWALVPSQPDASAPFVVRETKVEGQSESLAERVSRRLGNDGDLSVRQAAVTIRLAINKVPQIWQDGHVTLGSLWGLYCQYPYMPRLRDRRVLEEGVLDLPMIWETDAFALATGIDAATGRFVGLWIPGDTNSAPSPADSLLLVRPDVAIHQRKHEKKTEEGSDTGTETEEGTGTGTGTGTSAGTGSGPGPIDIAFTRFYGVKTLSSDKIAMDFKNIADEVIANLREQGINLIVKIEIEAVDATGFDENKIRTVSENAKTLKFDQSGFEKE
- a CDS encoding S1C family serine protease encodes the protein MKATSSMSNTPGRLLRQFSDEIIDLAERVVLSTAIVKGQTHDFEEGGGSAFLYDAEHLVTNNHVIGGMVEPIYVQLPGAQQTEARVVGRDPLTDLAVLRVDPQSAEPLIISPMGARLGELCFAFGSPLGEFPESISIGIVSGLKRSLPTGDKQAIFDVIQTDAAINPGNSGGPLVNVDGQVIGVNTAAIPEADGIGFAVPADTVAEVARELITYGAVERASLGVSVARRAVDRAPGGHALVVTAVRDNSAGPFERGDAIVAVGDRDIQSQNDLLRALRRDVANRRVNVVVLRGNHEVSIECRPRSVRTFG